The window GGACGAGTATTTCGTCATCGAGGCGGAGAACCCCGACGTCGCGAGCTGGGACGATGTGGTCCGGAGCTATGTGGAGCTCTTCCGATCATTGGCCTGAACCGTTCCTCCGTCGCTGGCAAGCTTGCTACGGGCGGCCGCGGCGGGATAGAGTGGCGGCGACAACACCGAAGGAAGTGTCGATGCTCTTCAGCGACCGCAGCATCCTCACGATGGTGCACGGGCTTGTCTTCGGCGGGGGCGCGCTCTTGGTGCTCGCGGCGGCCCTCTACGCCCTCTGCGTCCTTCCCGGCGACGGCGCGCGAGTCTCAGCCGCGCAGAGCCGTTCGCTGTCACGGTTGCTCCTCTTCGGCGCCGTTCTGACGTGGTGCGCCGTGCTCGGCGGCACTTACCTGGTCTTCCCACCGTACCGCACCACGCCTCCCGAGGGCGCCACCGACCTGAGCAGGTATCCACGGTCGTTCCTGCTGGGGAACCCGGATACCGCCTGGTTGCACGCGTTCGCCATGGAGGAGAAGGAGCACGTTCCCTGGGTCGCGGCGATGCTCGCGACGGCGGCCGCGTTCGTCAGCGTGCGCTACCGAGCGGTTTTCGCGAACGACCGGTCGCTTCGCAGGATGGTCACCGTGCTGGTCACGGTGGGGTTCGTCCTGGTCGGATGGACGGCGCTGCTGGGCACGTTCATCAACAAGGTCGCCCCGCTGGAGTGAGGCGACGGAGATTGAAAGCCGAATGAGCGCGAACGCAGAGTCGTCGCGAAACGGAGAGGAGACGCGTGCCGGCAGTCTCACGAACGGGGCCGCGCTGGCCGCGATCTTCGGGGCGGGCATCGGGTCGTTCGCGATGGGGCTCATCGTGATCCTGAACGAGGCGGGCGTGTCCGTGGCGCCGAGCCTGTACGGTCCGGCGGGCGGCGTGTCCGGGCGAACGACCTTCGCCGCGATCGTGTGGCTGGTCGCCTGGTTCGTGCTACACCGCCGCTGGCGCGAGCGGGAGGTCGAGAGCGGGCGGGTGGTCGCGGCCACGCTGGCCCTGGTCGCGCTCGGGTTGCTGCTCACTTTCCCCCCGGTCTGGGGAATCTTCTGATCGGGTAGCGCCTCGCGGCCCCGGTCTCGATCGCTTGCGCGTCATTCATTTTGGTAACCCCCAAGGGTGTCGTAGAATCGGGCTTGAAACGACCCAGGTTAGTCCCGCGCGCATTTCTGCTTTCGAAGCCGATTTCTGATTTCAGGCAGAACGCAGAGCCGGTGTTGCGTAGCTCCACCCGTCGCGGCACGATGTCCCCTGTGGTTCGAGAAGGTCTTGACGACTCCGGCACGAAAAGAGTAGAAAACTCAGCGGGAGGGTTCCTGTGACCACCAATCGTACGTGGCTCGTGCGCCTGCGCTCCTTGGGAAAGGTCGAAGAGAGCCGATATCTTTGAAGCGATCCACCCTTTTGCTGATCTCCTGGCTCGTCTTCGCCGCTGTCGGGCTCGAGGCGGCGCCGGTGCGACATCCCGAGGCCGGCCGACCCTTCATCCGCAACTACTCCCGCAAGGAATACCGCGCCTCGGACCAGAACTGGGCCATCGAACAGGACGACCGGGGGGTCATGTACTTCGGCAACAGCATCGGGGTGCTGGAGTACGATGGGGTTTCCTGGCGCCTGATCCAGACACCCAACAAGAGCGTCGTCCGATCTCTGGCCAAGGACGACGACGGTCGCATCTACGTAGGGGCCCTGGGAGAGATCGGCTACCTCGCGCCCGACGCCCGGGGTCAGATGCAGTTCGTGTCGCTCCTCGACGATGTGCCGGAGGACGACCGTGCCTTTGCCGACGTCTTTCGGACGTTCGCGACGCCCGAGGGGGTGTACTTCCAGTCGCAGCAGCGTCTGCTCCGGTGGGCGGACGGGCAAATTCGCGTCTGGAGACCGATCAGCAGGTTCCACCGCGCCTCGGTCGTGGCCGGTACGCTCTATATCGGGCAACCAGAAACCGGCCTGATGCGGCTTTCGGGAGACACTCTGGAGCCGCTCCCCGACGGGCTGCGCTTCGCGGACGAGGTCTATCCGGTCATCCTGCCCTTTGACGACGGCCAGATCCTGATCGGCACGCGCGCACAGGGGCTTTTCCGTCACGACGGCACCTCGGCCCACGCCTTTCCTACCGAAGCGGACGAGGTGTTTCGCAAGGGCTCCCTCTACCGCGGAGACGTTCTGCCCAGCGGCTCGCTCGCCCTGGCCACCACGGGTGCGGGCCTGGCGATCCTCGATCGGGAGGGGCATCTGGTACAGCTCCTTGATTCGACCAATGGGCTGACGACCGACAGCGTCTATGCCCTGTTCGCCGACCGTCAGGGAGGGCTCTGGCTCGGGCTCGATGGCGGAATCGCCCGGGTCGAGACGCCTTCGCCGCTCTCGGTGTTCGATCCGGCAGCCACAGGCCTGCGCTCCATCACGGCCATCCAGCGTTATGAGGAGACCCTGTACGTGGCCACCGGGCGGGGGGTGTATCGCCTGCGTCCCCGGTCGTCCGAGAGCCCGCAGCGCGGAGCCTCGCCGGCGTCGTTCGCGGATTTCGTCCCCATCAGGGGGATCGACATGTCCTCCCAGGCCTGGTGGTTCCTCTTGATGGACGATCCGGACGGGATACGACCGTCTCAGCTGCTGCTAGCCGTGGGTGACGGGGTCTACCGGATCGAGGGTGAGAGCGCGACCCCGGTGAAGCTGTCGGTGGGCGGATCCTTCAATGCGAGCGTCCTCTACCGTTCGCCGCGGGACCCGGACCGAGTGTGGGTCGGCCTCTTCGACGGCCTGGCCTCCCTGAGCCTGAGACAGGGGAACTGGGTCGACGAAGGGCGGGTGGCTGGGATCCCCGATGAAGTCCGTACCATCGTCGAGACCAAGGACGGCAATCTCTGGCTTGGCACCACGACCCGGGGCGCCGTGCGGGTAGACTTCTCCGCGGTCGTTCCCGGCGGGTCGCTCCCGCCGAATCCAAGGATAGAGCTCTTCGGTGCCGCCGAAGGGTTGCCAGAGACTTCCATCAACGTGACCCCGATCGACGGCGAGCCATTCTTCTTCTCGCTCGACGAGATCTACCGTTTCGACGAGGCCGGACGCCGGTTCGCTCCCGACGACACGTTCAAGGTGGTGACCTTCGACCCCTTGGGTACCGGGGATTTCCCTTTCTTCCAACAAGATACCCATGGCCGGGTCTGGATCAATGCGGGGCGTGAAACGGCGGCCGCGATCCGGCAGCCCGACGGCACGTACGAGGTCGAGACGAAGCCGTTCTCGCGGTTTGCGGGCTTTGGGATTGCGACCGTCCACGCGGAAGCCGATGGCGTCGTCTGGTTCGGCGGCTTGGACGGCCTGATCCGTTACGACTCGAGCCTGCACAAGAACTACGACGCGGATTTCCCCGTGCTCATCCGGCGCGTCTTGGTCAACGGCGATTCGCCGATCTTCTCGGGCACGACGGCAGGGGAAGCCACTCCCCCGCGACTCCCGTACGAGGACAACGCACTGCGCTTCGAGTTCGCCGCGCCCAGCTTCGACAACGAGTCCGCCAACGAGTACCAGCACTTCCTCGAAGGACTCGACCGCGGCTGGTCGGAATGGGGTAAGGACGCCCGCGGAGACTACACCAACCTGCCGTTCGGAGATTTCCGCTTCCGCGTTCGCGCCCGCAACCTCTACGGGCACGAAGGGCGCGAGGGGGTCTACCCGTTCACCATCCTCCCGCCCTGGTATCGCACCTGGGGGGCCTACGGCTCGTATCTCCTGTTCCTAGGGGCGGGTGTCTTCGCGGTGGACCGCGTCCAGAGGAGACGACTTCTCGGCAAGGAGCGCGAGCGTTCGGCCCTGCGAGAGACCGAGCTCCGCGCGGAGGCGGCGGAGGAGCTGGCGCGATCGGAGAGCGAGCGTTCCAAGAGCGTCGAGCTCCTCTCCGAAGTCGGCAAGGAGATCACGGCGTCACTCGATTTCAACACGATCTCCATGCGGCTCTACGATCGGATCAACCAGCTCCTCGACGCGACCGTCGTCGGGGTCGGCCTCTACCACCAGAGGAAGCAGCAAATCGAGTACGGCCTCGCAGTCGAGCGAGGCAAGCGCTACGCGCCCTACACGCGTGACACCAACGACAAGAACCAGTTTGCCGTCTGGTGCATCGACAACCGCAAGCCGATTCTGATCAACGACGTGGCGAGCGAGTGGAGTCGCTATCTCGGCGCCTACGAGGAGTCGGGCCGCCTTCTCGAGGACGGTTCGGTGTCGCAGCCACCGCAGTCGCTCATGTACGTACCGCTCGCGACCCCGGAGCGTGTGCTGGGAGTCCTCACGGTCCAGAGCTTCCGGAAGAACGCCTACACCGAGTACCACCTCAACCTGCTTCAAAACCTGGCCGCCTATACCACGATCGCCCTCGAGAACGCGTACAGCTACCGCCAGCTCAGGGAGCAGGACAACCAGATCCGGCAACGCGCGGCCGAGCTGGCGACGATCAACAGCATCAGCGAGGCGCTTGCCTCGGAGCTGGAGCTCGACGCGCTCATCCCGCTGGTGGGCGAGCAAATTCGACAGGTCTTCGGGGCGCAGATCGCCTACGTGGCGCTGCTCGACAAGGCGACCAACATGATCCACTTCCCTTACGGGTACGGAGACACCTTCCCCTCCCTGCCCCACGGCACCGGCATGACCTCCCGCATCATCGACTCGGGCGAGCCGCTGCTCCTCAACGAGAAGATCGACGAGCGCAGCGCCCAGCTCAAAATCAAGAGGTCGGGACTGCCCTCGAAGTCCTACCTCGGCGTGCCGATCCCGGTGGGCAACGAAGTGATCGGCGTCATCAGCGTGCAGAGCACGGAGGAGGA is drawn from Vicinamibacteria bacterium and contains these coding sequences:
- a CDS encoding GAF domain-containing protein, whose translation is MKRSTLLLISWLVFAAVGLEAAPVRHPEAGRPFIRNYSRKEYRASDQNWAIEQDDRGVMYFGNSIGVLEYDGVSWRLIQTPNKSVVRSLAKDDDGRIYVGALGEIGYLAPDARGQMQFVSLLDDVPEDDRAFADVFRTFATPEGVYFQSQQRLLRWADGQIRVWRPISRFHRASVVAGTLYIGQPETGLMRLSGDTLEPLPDGLRFADEVYPVILPFDDGQILIGTRAQGLFRHDGTSAHAFPTEADEVFRKGSLYRGDVLPSGSLALATTGAGLAILDREGHLVQLLDSTNGLTTDSVYALFADRQGGLWLGLDGGIARVETPSPLSVFDPAATGLRSITAIQRYEETLYVATGRGVYRLRPRSSESPQRGASPASFADFVPIRGIDMSSQAWWFLLMDDPDGIRPSQLLLAVGDGVYRIEGESATPVKLSVGGSFNASVLYRSPRDPDRVWVGLFDGLASLSLRQGNWVDEGRVAGIPDEVRTIVETKDGNLWLGTTTRGAVRVDFSAVVPGGSLPPNPRIELFGAAEGLPETSINVTPIDGEPFFFSLDEIYRFDEAGRRFAPDDTFKVVTFDPLGTGDFPFFQQDTHGRVWINAGRETAAAIRQPDGTYEVETKPFSRFAGFGIATVHAEADGVVWFGGLDGLIRYDSSLHKNYDADFPVLIRRVLVNGDSPIFSGTTAGEATPPRLPYEDNALRFEFAAPSFDNESANEYQHFLEGLDRGWSEWGKDARGDYTNLPFGDFRFRVRARNLYGHEGREGVYPFTILPPWYRTWGAYGSYLLFLGAGVFAVDRVQRRRLLGKERERSALRETELRAEAAEELARSESERSKSVELLSEVGKEITASLDFNTISMRLYDRINQLLDATVVGVGLYHQRKQQIEYGLAVERGKRYAPYTRDTNDKNQFAVWCIDNRKPILINDVASEWSRYLGAYEESGRLLEDGSVSQPPQSLMYVPLATPERVLGVLTVQSFRKNAYTEYHLNLLQNLAAYTTIALENAYSYRQLREQDNQIRQRAAELATINSISEALASELELDALIPLVGEQIRQVFGAQIAYVALLDKATNMIHFPYGYGDTFPSLPHGTGMTSRIIDSGEPLLLNEKIDERSAQLKIKRSGLPSKSYLGVPIPVGNEVIGVISVQSTEEEGRFQEADMRLLATIAANVGVAIENARLFDETRQARAAAEEADAAKSAFLSTVSHELRTPLTSVLGFAKIIKKRLEERIFPLVESDENRVRQAMQQVSDNLKVVVSEGERLTKLIDDVLDLAKIESGKLEWHIETLTVPDIIDRATAATSSLFENKGLTLIKDVGSELPEVSGDRDRLIQVVINLISNAVKFTAAGSVTCRAVASDGEIVVSVIDTGLGIAPADQPKVFEKFKQVGDTLTDKPKGTGLGLPICKEIVEHHGGRVWVESEPGKGSTFSFTLPIKSEPATGSAALTLESLVKQLRERVEVSAPKPRGGQPSILAVDDDPHIRELLRQEFSEAGYRLRLAADGREALAEIRRERPDLVILDVMMPEINGFDVAAVLKNDPQTMDIPIVMLSIVQDKERGYRLGVDRYLTKPIDTDLLFKEVGELLEQGTSKKRVLVVDEDASAARTLAEVLQARGYTVMEANGEDLVTRALEMQPDIIILSSVMSQRHEGVQSLRFEKGLENVLFLVYQ